gaattcatacagtccggacggtcgtctagtatcaggatttttaAATGACATTTACGTATGaattgaatgaatatgttgtgaACTTACTTGCTGTATTTAGTATATATGAAATGTATGCATTGGCCTGAATTAAATtctataagcttaccctgtgttatttattgtgttgtcgttcgtacTTGAACCtccgtcttgtctatgcaatgatcattcgtgtggatgtgagcagatggtgaggcgttacttgaagaagcgctggaagaagaaaatttggaggaagccAACCTCGtcgaagttgaagtgaaggccgaacagtgagCGTTCGATTCTAGTTAGTGTATTTAGAGtagcgagcggctgtgagcgagcgctcttttgattgtaaatagttggacgtgcggtcattattttgtacaccgttcgtccttgcctttttgtaaacgctcgttaatttatatatgaaaggccgttcggccatttgtttAATCCGtttcctttacttttaaaactgttttggattattgatacgtgtaattattctaagtatatagttgatgactgtataattttgggatgttacattattggtatcagagcagttttgttctcttaagaaCGCTGTAGATTATGAGTGCATTgcgtttttgctgtgtgcttattgTGTGTTTGATGAGTTATTGTTTTAACTCTTAGACATgactaacgttcgttttctctgGTCCAGAGAACAATGGCGCCTAGACTTCCTCCTCCCTCTCAACCCAACGAGCCTGATACGTCCAACAATTCTAGGTTGTTGGAGACAGTTATTGAACGCCTTCAACATCAGAATACTACTTTAATGGAACAGAATGCCACGTTGATGCAACAAAATCAGAACGCCATGCAGAGCCTGGATGCCGCTCGTGCCAGCTCTGAGACTACACAGCGGCAACTGATGGAAATTCTTGCTGCAACAAGAGGCGCGCCGGGGGCGTCCTCTTCTAATACTGCACCACATGCTGAGTGGAGTTTGGAAAGTTTCCTCCAACACCGTCCAGCCAAGTTCAGTGGGACGTGCCTTCCCGATGAGGCAGACCAATGGCTGCGTGACATGGAGAGAATTTACAACGCTAAGATGTGCCCAGACGAGAATCGCTTAGCCTTCACAGAATACCTACTAACGGGAGAAGCGAGCCACTAGTGGGCGAGCGTGAGGGCCTTATTAACGGACGCTCACAGTCCTATTACTTGGGAAGTTTTCAGGAGCAAATTCTATGAAGAATACTTTCCAGATAGCGTCCGTTTCGCCAAAGAGGTGGAGTTTCTACAGTTGACACAAGGAGGGATGACCGTTTCTGAATATACGAACAAGTTTAAGCACTTGGTTCGTTTTAATACCATGGCAACCAGTGCAGAATGGCAGTGTAGGAAATTTGAGAATGGTTTGAGGAGCGATCTAAAGGTGTTAATCTCTAGCTTGTGTATCCGTTCGTTTCCTGCAATGGTTGAAAGGGCAAAGGTATTGGAGAAGAACATGGCTGAAGCTGAGCAGCGTAAGAAGCAACAGACTTCCAGGGGACCGATATTAACAAGACCAAATACGACTCGGAATATTACTCCATATGCGCGTCCAGGACAGTCAAGTGGATCGCAAGCAGTGGTAGTCGCTGGACAGTCGGGACAATCAGGGGCAGTAAGATGTTTTCAATGTGGAGGACCCCATTTCAAGTCAGCTTGTCCTCAATTGGTGGGAGTAAAATATTGCACTCGTTGCAGAAGACATGGCCACTTGGAGAACGAATGCAATATGGGTGGACGTGTAGTGATGAGGCCACCCAACACTGGAAGAAATCAAACTAGAGGTGGTGGACGAGCCCAAGCTGTCGGACGTGTGTATGCGATCACTGGTGCAGAAGCAGCGAGCTCAGGTACGCTCGTCACTGGCATATGTTTGTTGTATGGAATGAATTGTGGTGTATTGTTTGACTCGGGGgcgacacactccttcatctcgaaggcgtgcgtcGATAAGCTGGGAATAACTGAGAGTGAGATGCAGTTTGATTTGGTGGTGTCAACACCAGCAGCTGGagaggttaggacgtctaccATGTGCgttagatgtcctattgaggtaGAAGGGCGTAGATATAAGGTGAACCTGATATGTTTGCCTCTCAAAGACTTAGAAGTGattctgggaatggattggcttaataccaatcgcattctcatagattgtggaGCTAAGGAGTTGATTTTTCCTGAGGAATATGAAGAAGAGTTAGGTGTGACGCTCAGTCAAGTTAAGGAAGACATTATGGAGGGCGCGAGTTGTTTCTTGATCATGACTCATGAAGATAGAGAGGTTGCGGATAAGaattttggacgttcgtccaataaGTACActagaggacgaacggttgtggACGAATTCCCGGACGTCTTTCCGGATGAAGTGCCTGGGTTGCCTCCCGTTCGTGAGGTCGAGTTTACCATTGACTTGGTGACAACCGCAGCTCCCATATCCGTTCAACCATACAGAATGGCGCCTGCCGAATTGGTTGAGCTTAAAAAGCAAATTGAAGAATTGATGGACAAAAGGTTCATCCGTCCAAGCGTGTCACCTTGTGGAGCGCCTGTGCtgttagtgaagaagaaggatggcagctctcggttatGCATTGACTATCGTCAATTAAATAAGCTAACCATTAAGAATAAATACCCACTGCCTCGCATTGACGATCTACTGGACCAGTTGCATGGAGCGAGCGTTTTCTCTAAGATAGACTTGAGATCAGGCTATAACCAGATTCGGGTCAAGGAAGGAGACATCCAGAAGATAGCCTTCCGTTCACGTTATGGACATTACGAGTACGTGGTCATGCCGTTCGGTGTGACGAACGCTCCAGCAGTattcatggactatatgaacCGCATCTTCAGGCCGTATTTGGACAAGTTCGTGGTGGTGTTTAttgatgatattctcatctactccaagagTTGTGAAGAGCATGAGGAACACTTAAGGGTGGTACTTGGAGTGTTGAGAGAAAAGGAGCTGTACGCCAAGTTATCTAaatgtgaattctggatgaaggaagtACAGTTCTTGGGTCACGTTGTATCCGCGGGTGGAATTTCAGTTGATCCGGCTAAGGTATGAGCGATCTTGAAGTGGGAGAGTCCGCGCTCGGTTACAGAAGTTAGAAGTTTTGCAGGgctcgcgggctactataggcgttttatagaaggattttctaagatagtagcaccgTTAACCCAGCTGACCAGGAAGGATCACCCATTCGCTTGGACCGATAGGTGTGAATCCAGTTTCCAAGAGTTGAAGCAGAAGctgacgagcgctccagtatTAGTAATTCCGGACACTGCCAAACCTTTTGAAGTTTACTGTGACGCATCTCACCAAAGTTTGGGGTGCGTTCTTATGCAAGAGAAGAGGGCAGTGGCGTACgtgatagtggcatattttactatgaattcagtattgaattagagaaaatatcaactctttctcatcctttttaccttgtaaatcctagttttcatttagtttaagaagtggtttcatcttaagctttaattagataaattgatcactaacccctttatttatacaagttaattagttggaagaagtctctgcatcaaatgaagagtgctggaaccagagaaaacaagaaaacagcaaaaacagcaaaaatatgaagaaccagaatctggaaaaagttagctggagcgccctttttccatgggcgctggagcgggctctgcaccaggactggagctagctggagcgccccctacaaaagggcgctggagcgccctttttcctgttttcgcgcgctggagcgcggtctcaagcgcgcctgctgctgatttggcagattgggtttatttaaccccaaattagaagggctttgacatctttggcatcccagacacaaattctctcaattggagcgtccagaggcgagccaggagctgtgggaacagcccttcttcatccttgggtcctcctccttcttccatttccaccattgttgtaagctcaagctctccattcatggagagctagtttcattcttgttggggattgatgtaaccacggatctcttatgtaattacagttgttttgaatgattatatgcctctttcattgattgttagtgtttaattcctctacttaaagcttgtatgagtaattcaaccatatcatgattttagggtttgcttgatattgggaaatattgggtgaatctagaactggattaaacacctaaaggaaattgtatctagggatagaactaggacctttggttgtcttgaatctcaattcttaaagcggatgaacttgttaggttttccaagggattggagtttaagaagtaagtctaggctctctctaccaagggattgggtttgagtaaattagaagattgacattggctaattaatgaagaggaagtgattttctatacataagagtgaagtaggtgaaatcatcccccaacaatatcattccatagcatttctaatctttccatttcaaAGTGTTTGCAtaatcaaagatcacttttaccctttatgttttatctttaatttaattgcatgaaaatcccaaaaacatggaatcattctttagtctaaattagttagatattatacgattgtctaggacacgagtctcttgggaaacgatatccggtcttaccggttttattacttgaacgatttggtacacttgccaaagtctcaacaagtttttggcgccgctgccggggacccgtgttaaactagacttttgtgtgatCTTTAACCGatttagactttatcttttgtGTATAACTTTCTGTTTAttgtatttatcatttatatatttttctgagCTAAATTGTGCTTCGAGCTTGGGTGattctagtgtatgcagggaaacatccgtacaaggaggactgtgtcatctgaaccactccttgCGGATCCTGAGATTGAGAAAGCAGCTAGAAGGAACAATAGTGACACTAGGAAACGAAAAGCTCTAGCAACACAAGCTGCTCttgaatcttcatcttctttcaacaatcaagaCATAGAgtcttttgattcttctt
This window of the Vigna angularis cultivar LongXiaoDou No.4 chromosome 7, ASM1680809v1, whole genome shotgun sequence genome carries:
- the LOC108336492 gene encoding uncharacterized protein LOC108336492, with amino-acid sequence MTVSEYTNKFKHLVRFNTMATSAEWQCRKFENGLRSDLKVLISSLCIRSFPAMVERAKVLEKNMAEAEQRKKQQTSRGPILTRPNTTRNITPYARPGQSSGSQAVVVAGQSGQSGAVRCFQCGGPHFKSACPQLVGVKYCTRCRRHGHLENECNMGGRVVMRPPNTGRNQTRGGGRAQAVGRVYAITGAEAASSGTLVTGICLLYGMNCGVLFDSGATHSFISKACVDKLGITESEMQFDLVVSTPAAGEVRTSTMCVRCPIEVEGRRYKVNLIYCGAKELIFPEEYEEELGVTLSQVKEDIMEGASCFLIMTHEDREVADKNFGRSSNKYTRGRTVVDEFPDVFPDEVPGLPPVREVEFTIDLVTTAAPISVQPYRMAPAELVELKKQIEELMDKRFIRPSVSPCGAPVLLVKKKDGSSRLCIDYRQLNKLTIKNKYPLPRIDDLLDQLHGASVFSKIDLRSGYNQIRVKEGDIQKIAFRSRYGHYEYVVMPFGVTNAPAVFMDYMNRIFRPYLDKFVVVFIDDILIYSKSCEEHEEHLRVVLGVLREKELYAKLSKCEFWMKEVQFLGHVVSAGGISVDPAKV